The proteins below come from a single Caulobacter segnis ATCC 21756 genomic window:
- a CDS encoding UDP-N-acetylmuramoyl-L-alanyl-D-glutamate--2,6-diaminopimelate ligase → MTKRLSDLFNRPFANDSVIAGVTADSRKVTAGWLFAALPGTKVDGRDFAEGAVAKGAAAILAPEGGLEGLGVPVVRSEDARRAYALASAAFWGKQPAMCVAVTGTNGKTSVAGFCRQIFAQLGHKAASMGTLGVVVSEAGQPDQQLTPPGLTTPDAGDVAEMIARLADMGVTHLALEASSHGVDQRRVDGVKLKAAAFTNFTQDHLDYHGSMEAYRAAKLRLFDTLTPAGATAVLNADSEAFPTFASTAVTSGQSVFSVGEDGQGLRLISRTPTPAGQDLVVEAQGRTYDIRLPLAGAFQASNVLVAAGLCVAAGEDVGKVLKALENLEGAAGRLQRVGRGPHGGEAYVDYAHTPDGLQTVLEALRPHTRGKLIAVFGAGGDRDRGKRPLMGAIGAKLADIAIVTDDNPRSEDPASIRAAILEAAPGAREIGDRRAAIRAAVDLLAEGDVLVVAGKGHEQGQIVAGVVHPFDDVAETLAALEGVDA, encoded by the coding sequence ATGACCAAGCGCTTGTCGGACCTGTTCAATCGTCCTTTCGCGAATGACTCGGTGATCGCCGGCGTCACCGCCGACAGCCGCAAGGTCACCGCCGGCTGGCTGTTCGCCGCCCTGCCGGGGACCAAGGTCGACGGCCGCGACTTCGCCGAGGGCGCGGTCGCCAAGGGCGCCGCCGCCATCCTGGCGCCCGAGGGCGGTCTCGAAGGGCTGGGCGTTCCAGTGGTGCGCTCGGAAGACGCCCGTCGCGCCTACGCCCTGGCCTCGGCCGCTTTCTGGGGCAAGCAGCCGGCCATGTGCGTCGCCGTCACCGGCACCAACGGCAAGACCTCGGTCGCCGGCTTCTGCCGCCAGATCTTTGCCCAGCTGGGCCACAAGGCCGCCAGCATGGGCACCCTGGGCGTGGTGGTCAGCGAGGCGGGCCAGCCCGACCAGCAGCTGACCCCGCCGGGCCTGACCACGCCGGACGCCGGCGACGTCGCCGAGATGATCGCGCGTTTGGCCGACATGGGCGTCACCCACCTGGCGCTGGAGGCCAGCTCGCACGGCGTCGATCAGCGCCGCGTCGACGGCGTGAAGCTGAAGGCCGCCGCCTTCACCAACTTCACCCAGGACCACCTCGACTATCACGGCTCGATGGAGGCCTACCGCGCCGCCAAGCTGCGCCTGTTCGACACCCTGACGCCCGCGGGCGCGACGGCGGTGCTGAACGCCGACAGCGAGGCCTTCCCGACCTTCGCCTCGACCGCCGTGACCTCGGGCCAGAGCGTGTTCTCGGTCGGCGAGGACGGGCAGGGGCTGCGTCTGATCTCGCGGACGCCGACGCCGGCCGGCCAGGATCTGGTGGTCGAGGCGCAAGGCCGGACCTACGACATCCGCCTGCCGCTGGCCGGCGCCTTCCAGGCCTCGAACGTGCTGGTCGCGGCCGGCCTGTGCGTCGCCGCCGGCGAGGACGTTGGCAAGGTGCTGAAGGCCCTGGAGAACCTCGAGGGCGCCGCCGGGCGTCTTCAACGTGTCGGCCGTGGGCCGCATGGGGGCGAGGCCTATGTCGACTACGCCCACACGCCCGACGGCCTGCAGACGGTGCTCGAAGCCCTGCGCCCGCACACGCGCGGCAAGCTGATCGCCGTCTTCGGTGCGGGCGGCGATCGCGACCGGGGCAAGCGTCCCCTGATGGGCGCGATCGGCGCGAAGCTCGCGGACATCGCCATCGTCACCGACGACAATCCGCGCTCGGAAGATCCGGCCTCGATCCGCGCCGCCATTCTCGAAGCCGCCCCCGGCGCGCGCGAGATCGGCGACCGTCGCGCCGCCATCCGCGCGGCCGTCGACCTGCTGGCCGAGGGCGATGTCCTGGTCGTCGCCGGCAAGGGCCACGAGCAGGGCCAGATCGTCGCCGGAGTCGTCCATCCGTTCGACGACGTCGCCGAGACCCTCGCGGCCCTGGAGGGCGTCGATGCCTGA
- a CDS encoding UDP-N-acetylmuramoyl-tripeptide--D-alanyl-D-alanine ligase gives MPEALWTADEIAQAVGGQVAGDFAATGVSIDTRSVEQGDLFVPLVGARDGHDFVPQAVANGAAGVLAAQPVDAPAVMVEDTFKALEALGVAARERAPRCKRGAVTGSVGKTSVTRAVEAGLRLAGKAHASVKSYNNHIGVPLTLARMPRDTERAVFEIGMNHADEITPLSSFVQPHAVAITTVGPVHIENFPDGEAGVARAKAEIFAGLMPGGIAVLNADNRWFDYLKGEAEKVGATVWSFGEAQGATARLTGFTVEGERAVVSVDLRGETLTFPIRQTGVHWGPNSLCVLLMLEALDVPRETALAALAAFAPIEGRGAEKTVQIGGGAFTLVDESYNANPVSMQAALKTLGARKVAGRRIVVLTDMLELGEDSARFHAELAEPIAAANVDMVFLAGVHMKSLWEALPPTRRGGYAVVTEKLTAELAGAIRPGDVVMVKGSNGSRAGVLAGALAALDLGERV, from the coding sequence ATGCCTGAGGCTCTCTGGACCGCTGACGAGATCGCCCAGGCGGTCGGCGGCCAGGTCGCCGGCGACTTCGCCGCGACCGGCGTCTCGATCGACACCCGCTCGGTGGAGCAGGGCGACCTGTTCGTGCCGCTGGTCGGCGCGCGCGACGGCCATGACTTCGTTCCGCAAGCCGTGGCCAACGGCGCCGCCGGCGTCCTGGCGGCCCAGCCGGTGGACGCCCCGGCGGTGATGGTCGAGGACACCTTCAAGGCGCTGGAAGCCCTGGGCGTCGCCGCTCGCGAGCGCGCGCCCCGGTGCAAGCGCGGCGCGGTGACCGGCTCGGTCGGCAAGACCAGCGTCACCCGCGCGGTCGAGGCGGGCCTGCGCCTGGCCGGCAAGGCTCATGCCTCGGTGAAGAGCTACAACAACCATATCGGCGTGCCGCTCACCCTGGCCCGCATGCCGCGCGACACCGAGCGGGCGGTGTTCGAGATCGGCATGAACCACGCCGACGAGATCACGCCCTTGTCGAGCTTCGTCCAGCCGCACGCGGTGGCGATCACCACCGTCGGCCCGGTGCACATCGAGAACTTCCCGGACGGCGAGGCGGGCGTCGCCCGCGCCAAGGCCGAGATCTTCGCGGGCCTCATGCCCGGTGGAATCGCGGTGCTGAACGCCGACAACCGCTGGTTCGACTATCTGAAGGGCGAGGCGGAAAAGGTCGGCGCGACGGTCTGGAGCTTCGGCGAGGCGCAGGGCGCGACCGCGCGGCTGACGGGCTTCACCGTGGAAGGCGAGCGGGCCGTGGTCTCGGTCGACCTGCGCGGCGAGACCCTGACCTTCCCGATCCGCCAGACCGGCGTCCACTGGGGCCCCAACAGCCTGTGCGTGCTGCTGATGCTGGAAGCGCTGGACGTGCCGCGCGAGACGGCGCTGGCGGCGCTGGCGGCGTTCGCGCCGATCGAGGGGCGCGGGGCCGAGAAGACCGTCCAAATTGGCGGCGGCGCCTTCACCCTGGTCGACGAGAGCTACAACGCCAATCCGGTCTCGATGCAGGCCGCCTTGAAGACGCTGGGCGCGCGCAAGGTCGCCGGACGCCGGATCGTCGTGCTGACCGACATGCTCGAATTGGGCGAGGACTCCGCGCGGTTTCACGCCGAGCTTGCAGAGCCGATCGCGGCTGCAAACGTTGACATGGTTTTTCTCGCGGGCGTCCACATGAAATCACTGTGGGAGGCGCTTCCGCCGACTCGGCGAGGCGGCTACGCGGTGGTTACTGAAAAGTTAACGGCGGAGCTGGCGGGGGCGATCCGGCCCGGCGACGTGGTGATGGTGAAGGGGTCGAACGGCTCTAGGGCCGGCGTCCTCGCCGGCGCCTTGGCGGCGCTCGACCTTGGGGAACGGGTCTGA
- the mraY gene encoding phospho-N-acetylmuramoyl-pentapeptide-transferase, whose amino-acid sequence MLYFLYEWLARSQEHVPMLNLLKYLTFRSGMAMLTAYIVAVAMGSRFIRWMKTKQGKGQPIRTDGIARHVTEKAGTPTMGGFMILAGLFVGALLWADLRNVHVWVVLLVTGSYGVLGFMDDYAKVTKQTTAGLSSVQKLIAQFIVAIAATVILILFAPKSPMTPGMETSVVFPIFKALVINLGWFYVAFAAITIAGFSNAVNLTDGLDGLAIVPVMFAASTFGLIAYLVGNYKFADYLNLHFAPGVGELAVLCGAIIGGGMGFLWYNAPPAKIFMGDTGSLALGGALGAIAVCAKHELVLGIVGGLFVAEALSVMIQVAYFKKTGKRVFLMAPIHHHFEKLGWAESTVVIRFWIVSMILAFVGLATLKLR is encoded by the coding sequence ATGTTGTACTTCCTGTATGAATGGCTGGCGCGCTCGCAAGAGCACGTACCCATGCTTAACCTGTTGAAGTACCTGACCTTCCGGTCCGGCATGGCCATGCTGACGGCTTATATCGTCGCGGTGGCGATGGGCTCGCGCTTCATCCGCTGGATGAAGACCAAGCAGGGCAAGGGCCAGCCGATCCGCACCGACGGCATCGCCCGCCATGTCACCGAAAAGGCCGGCACGCCCACCATGGGCGGCTTCATGATCCTGGCCGGCCTGTTCGTCGGCGCCCTGCTGTGGGCCGACCTGCGCAACGTCCACGTCTGGGTCGTGCTGCTGGTCACCGGCAGCTACGGCGTGCTGGGCTTCATGGACGACTACGCCAAGGTCACCAAGCAGACCACGGCCGGCCTCTCCAGCGTCCAGAAGCTGATCGCCCAGTTCATCGTCGCCATCGCGGCCACCGTCATTCTGATCCTGTTCGCGCCGAAGTCGCCGATGACGCCGGGCATGGAGACCAGCGTGGTCTTCCCGATCTTCAAGGCGCTGGTGATCAATCTGGGCTGGTTCTACGTGGCCTTCGCCGCGATCACGATCGCCGGCTTTTCCAATGCGGTAAACCTGACGGATGGGCTCGATGGCCTGGCCATCGTGCCGGTGATGTTCGCCGCCTCGACCTTCGGCCTGATCGCCTACCTGGTCGGCAACTACAAGTTCGCCGACTATCTGAACCTCCACTTCGCGCCGGGCGTCGGCGAGCTGGCGGTGCTGTGCGGCGCGATCATCGGCGGGGGCATGGGCTTCCTCTGGTACAACGCGCCCCCCGCCAAGATCTTCATGGGCGACACCGGCTCGCTGGCCCTGGGCGGAGCGCTGGGCGCGATCGCCGTCTGCGCCAAGCACGAGCTGGTCCTGGGCATCGTCGGCGGCCTGTTCGTGGCGGAGGCGCTGAGCGTCATGATCCAGGTCGCCTACTTCAAGAAGACCGGCAAGCGGGTCTTCCTGATGGCGCCGATCCATCACCACTTCGAGAAGCTGGGCTGGGCCGAGTCCACCGTCGTGATCCGTTTCTGGATCGTGTCGATGATCCTGGCCTTCGTCGGCCTCGCCACCCTGAAGCTACGGTAA
- the murD gene encoding UDP-N-acetylmuramoyl-L-alanine--D-glutamate ligase, with translation MIPVRGFEGKTVAVFGLGRTGLTAARALIAGGAKVALWDEKVASREAAAAEGFPVVDLETADWRQFAALMLSPGVPLTHPKPHWTVQKAKAAGVEILGDIELFARTVAAAPVHKRPKIIAITGTNGKSTTTALIGHLCASAGRDTRIGGNIGQGVLGLEDMHGGAVYVLELSSYQLDLTSSLHPDAVVLLNISPDHLDRHGGMDGYIAAKRRIFLNQGKGDTAIIGVDDPWCQQICTEITAANRRTIWPISAGKAMGRGVYALQGVLYDATGERVVEVADLLRARSLPGRHNWQNAAAAYAAARAIGIPMQDAVDGLMTFPGLAHRMETVGKIGKVRFVNDSKATNADAARQAMSSYPKFYWIAGGVAKAGGIDDLKDLFPRVAKAYLIGEAAEPFSWTLAGKAEVAMSGTLERAVSQAYADAAASDEEAIVLLSPACASFDQFSDFEARGEAFRAAVNGLVGGGKAAVA, from the coding sequence ATGATCCCGGTCCGTGGTTTCGAAGGCAAGACCGTCGCGGTGTTCGGCCTGGGCCGCACCGGGCTCACGGCGGCGCGCGCCTTGATCGCGGGCGGGGCCAAGGTCGCCCTATGGGACGAGAAGGTCGCCAGCCGCGAGGCCGCCGCCGCCGAGGGCTTCCCGGTCGTCGACCTCGAGACCGCCGACTGGCGCCAGTTCGCCGCCCTGATGCTGTCGCCGGGCGTGCCGCTGACTCATCCCAAGCCCCACTGGACCGTCCAGAAGGCCAAGGCCGCCGGCGTCGAGATCCTGGGCGACATCGAGCTCTTCGCCCGCACGGTCGCCGCCGCCCCGGTCCACAAGCGCCCGAAGATCATCGCCATCACCGGCACCAACGGCAAGTCGACGACCACCGCCCTGATCGGCCACCTGTGCGCCTCGGCCGGCCGCGACACGCGGATCGGCGGCAATATCGGCCAGGGGGTGCTGGGCCTGGAGGACATGCACGGCGGCGCGGTCTACGTGCTGGAGCTGTCGTCCTACCAGCTGGACCTGACCTCCAGCCTGCACCCGGACGCCGTGGTGCTGCTGAACATCTCGCCCGATCACCTGGACCGCCACGGCGGCATGGACGGCTACATCGCCGCCAAGCGCCGGATCTTCCTGAACCAGGGCAAGGGCGACACCGCGATCATCGGCGTCGACGATCCCTGGTGCCAGCAGATCTGCACCGAGATCACCGCCGCCAACCGCCGCACCATCTGGCCGATCAGCGCCGGCAAGGCGATGGGCCGGGGGGTCTACGCCCTGCAGGGCGTGCTCTATGACGCCACCGGCGAACGCGTAGTCGAGGTCGCCGATCTCCTGCGCGCCCGCAGCCTGCCAGGCCGCCACAACTGGCAGAACGCCGCCGCCGCCTACGCCGCCGCCCGCGCCATCGGCATTCCGATGCAGGACGCCGTCGACGGCCTGATGACCTTCCCGGGCCTCGCGCACCGGATGGAGACGGTCGGCAAGATCGGCAAGGTCCGCTTCGTCAACGACAGCAAGGCCACCAACGCCGACGCGGCGCGGCAGGCCATGTCCAGCTATCCGAAGTTCTACTGGATCGCCGGCGGCGTCGCCAAGGCCGGCGGCATCGACGACCTGAAGGACCTGTTTCCGCGCGTCGCCAAGGCCTATCTGATCGGCGAGGCGGCCGAGCCGTTCTCCTGGACCCTGGCCGGCAAGGCCGAAGTCGCCATGAGCGGCACGCTGGAGCGGGCCGTCAGCCAAGCCTATGCCGACGCCGCCGCCAGCGACGAGGAGGCTATCGTCCTGCTGTCGCCCGCCTGCGCCTCCTTCGACCAGTTCAGCGACTTCGAGGCGCGGGGCGAGGCGTTCCGCGCCGCGGTCAACGGCCTGGTCGGCGGCGGCAAGGCCGCTGTGGCCTAG
- a CDS encoding chloride channel protein — protein sequence MSEPAETTKPDPAAASRPWRRVLRTALTERAAFRDARRQALPWLAWLRRRTRSSELWLIAVATVVGSTAGALAVLLEKLAHSTQVWLFAFDPNERLSAQAMVEPWRLLAIPLGGLLLGLFTALVLRFRPSPAVDPVEANALHGGRLSIRDSAFICGQTLISNGCGASVGLEAAYAQAGGAAASWVGQKLSLRRGDLRILVGAGAGAAIAAAFGAPLTGAFYAFEIVIGAYTVANIAPVAAAALAGVLVAKALGSTPYLIKTSVVAISSWTDYLIYGLLGLVAALFGVALMRAVAVADRWVAKAAPPRWARPAIGGLALAAMAMVTPQTLSGGHGALHLDLNGDLPLKLLLMLILMKSVASIISLSFGFRGGLFFAALFLGALMGQSFSDLVNLVAGEGRLDPIAASLVGMGALGVAIVGGPFTMSFLVLEATGDFTITAATLAASLIASAVVRETFGYSFSTWRLHLRGETIRSAHDVSWMRNLTAGKMMRRDVKTVPAATSLAEFRRRFPLGSTKRAVLTGETGRYAGIVATAAVYAQPPESEAPLASLAANADIALAPELSIKAIMTAFDETGADELAVVDEAGEVIGLITEAHVTRRYAEELEKARRELTGDTG from the coding sequence ATGAGCGAGCCGGCGGAGACGACCAAGCCCGATCCCGCCGCCGCCTCCCGTCCCTGGCGTCGGGTGCTGCGCACCGCGCTGACCGAGCGCGCCGCCTTTCGCGACGCCCGCCGTCAGGCCTTGCCGTGGCTCGCCTGGCTGCGTCGCCGCACCCGTTCGTCGGAGCTGTGGCTGATCGCGGTGGCCACGGTCGTGGGGTCGACCGCCGGCGCTCTGGCGGTGCTGCTGGAAAAGCTCGCGCATTCCACGCAGGTCTGGCTGTTCGCCTTCGATCCGAATGAGCGCCTGTCGGCCCAGGCCATGGTCGAGCCCTGGCGCCTGCTGGCCATTCCCCTGGGCGGCCTGCTGTTGGGCCTGTTCACCGCCCTGGTGCTGCGCTTTCGTCCCAGTCCCGCCGTCGACCCGGTGGAAGCCAACGCCCTGCACGGCGGGCGGCTGTCGATCCGCGACAGCGCCTTCATCTGTGGCCAGACCCTGATCTCCAACGGCTGCGGCGCCTCGGTGGGCCTGGAAGCCGCCTACGCCCAGGCCGGCGGCGCGGCGGCCTCGTGGGTGGGGCAGAAGCTGAGCCTGCGGCGCGGCGACCTGCGGATCCTGGTCGGCGCCGGCGCGGGCGCGGCCATCGCCGCGGCGTTCGGCGCGCCGCTGACCGGCGCCTTCTACGCGTTCGAGATCGTCATCGGCGCCTATACCGTCGCCAACATCGCGCCCGTCGCGGCGGCCGCCCTGGCCGGCGTGCTGGTCGCCAAGGCGCTAGGCTCCACGCCCTATCTGATCAAGACCTCGGTCGTCGCGATCAGTTCGTGGACCGACTACCTGATCTACGGCCTGCTGGGCCTGGTCGCGGCGCTGTTCGGCGTGGCCTTGATGCGCGCCGTGGCGGTCGCCGACCGCTGGGTCGCCAAGGCCGCGCCACCCCGCTGGGCGCGACCGGCGATCGGCGGTCTCGCATTGGCCGCCATGGCGATGGTCACGCCCCAGACCCTGTCGGGCGGCCACGGGGCGCTGCACCTGGATCTCAACGGCGACCTGCCGCTGAAGCTTCTCCTGATGCTGATCCTGATGAAGTCCGTGGCCTCGATCATCTCGCTCAGCTTCGGCTTCCGGGGCGGTCTCTTCTTCGCGGCCCTGTTCCTGGGCGCGCTGATGGGGCAGTCCTTCTCGGACCTCGTGAACCTGGTGGCCGGGGAGGGGCGGCTGGATCCTATCGCCGCCTCGCTGGTCGGCATGGGCGCGCTGGGCGTGGCCATCGTCGGCGGCCCCTTCACCATGTCGTTCCTGGTGCTGGAGGCTACGGGCGACTTCACGATCACCGCCGCCACCCTGGCCGCGTCGCTGATCGCCAGCGCCGTGGTGCGCGAGACCTTCGGCTATTCGTTCTCGACCTGGCGGCTGCACCTGCGCGGCGAGACCATCCGCAGCGCCCACGACGTCAGCTGGATGCGCAACCTGACGGCCGGCAAGATGATGCGTCGCGACGTCAAGACCGTCCCCGCCGCCACCAGCCTGGCCGAGTTCCGCCGCCGCTTCCCGCTAGGCTCGACCAAACGCGCCGTCCTGACCGGCGAGACGGGGCGCTACGCCGGGATCGTCGCCACGGCGGCGGTCTACGCCCAGCCGCCGGAAAGCGAGGCGCCGCTCGCCTCCCTGGCCGCCAACGCCGACATCGCCCTGGCGCCCGAACTGTCGATCAAGGCGATCATGACCGCCTTCGACGAAACCGGCGCGGACGAGCTGGCCGTCGTCGACGAGGCCGGCGAGGTCATCGGCCTGATCACCGAAGCCCATGTCACGCGGCGCTACGCCGAAGAGCTGGAGAAGGCGCGGCGGGAGCTGACGGGCGATACGGGGTAG
- a CDS encoding sensor histidine kinase: protein MADGDSDETVLEGVGAYFLSVVEASQDCIRVISPAGRIEYMNTRGKQLLEIDDFEAHNRDRYWPDMWHAESRAAVETALQAALEGRAVAFRAYNPTAKGAPRWWETMVSPILVDGRVVRVLATSRDVTSARLAERHRQLLVNELNHRVKNTLATIQSITKQSLRNAGVDGAVRDALEGRLMAIAATHNVLTDQNWSAASLRQIVDGSVTPYRSNPAQLTVTGPDLKVSPKTAVIMALAFHELAINALKYGALSAAAGHVDVTWTIEPEDHLHIEWRESGGPPVQPPERRGFGSRIVQTALPGELAGTVSLDYRAEGLRCAIDAPLSSLDKADAFMPLG, encoded by the coding sequence GTGGCGGACGGCGACTCTGACGAAACGGTTCTCGAAGGCGTCGGCGCGTATTTCCTGAGCGTCGTCGAGGCCAGCCAGGATTGCATTCGCGTCATTAGCCCCGCCGGTCGCATCGAATACATGAACACCCGCGGCAAGCAGCTGCTGGAAATCGATGACTTCGAGGCCCACAACCGTGATCGCTACTGGCCGGACATGTGGCACGCGGAAAGTCGCGCCGCGGTCGAGACGGCGCTCCAGGCCGCGCTAGAGGGCCGCGCGGTGGCCTTCCGCGCCTACAACCCGACCGCCAAAGGCGCGCCGCGATGGTGGGAGACCATGGTCTCGCCCATTCTGGTGGACGGCAGGGTCGTGCGCGTCCTGGCGACCTCGCGCGACGTGACCAGCGCGCGCCTGGCCGAACGCCATCGCCAGCTGCTGGTCAACGAGCTGAACCATCGGGTCAAGAACACCCTGGCCACCATCCAGTCGATCACCAAGCAGTCCCTGCGCAACGCCGGGGTCGACGGCGCCGTGCGCGACGCGCTGGAGGGCCGGCTGATGGCGATCGCCGCGACCCACAACGTGCTCACCGACCAGAACTGGTCGGCCGCCAGCCTGCGCCAGATCGTCGACGGCTCGGTGACCCCCTACCGCTCGAACCCGGCCCAGCTGACCGTGACGGGTCCCGACCTGAAGGTCTCGCCCAAGACGGCCGTGATCATGGCCCTGGCCTTCCACGAACTGGCGATCAACGCGCTGAAGTACGGCGCCCTGTCGGCGGCCGCAGGCCATGTGGACGTTACCTGGACGATCGAGCCCGAGGATCATCTGCATATCGAATGGCGTGAGAGCGGTGGTCCGCCCGTGCAACCGCCTGAACGCCGCGGCTTTGGCTCGCGCATCGTCCAAACCGCCCTGCCCGGCGAATTGGCCGGAACCGTCTCGCTCGACTATCGGGCCGAAGGCTTGCGCTGCGCGATCGACGCGCCCTTGTCGTCCCTCGACAAGGCGGACGCGTTCATGCCGCTGGGCTAG
- a CDS encoding DUF6481 family protein, which translates to MLSSQDIDHSQRQKTAAAAKAALLAKFKPRPTNTDPRFDERDTLRAAELTRVRQERNEARTARRQSVADAAQAVIDAEVALAADSLAAKRGERKERKALSAAEAKAKRDARYAARKAR; encoded by the coding sequence ATGCTTTCATCGCAAGACATCGACCATTCGCAACGGCAGAAGACTGCCGCCGCCGCCAAGGCCGCGCTGCTGGCCAAGTTCAAGCCGCGCCCAACCAACACCGACCCGCGCTTCGATGAGCGCGACACCCTGCGCGCGGCCGAACTGACCCGCGTTCGGCAGGAGCGGAACGAAGCCCGCACCGCCCGCCGTCAGTCGGTCGCCGACGCGGCCCAGGCCGTGATCGACGCCGAAGTCGCCCTCGCGGCGGACAGCCTCGCGGCCAAGCGTGGCGAGCGCAAGGAACGCAAGGCTCTCTCGGCCGCCGAAGCCAAGGCCAAGCGCGACGCGCGCTACGCCGCCCGCAAGGCGAGGTGA
- the ftsW gene encoding putative lipid II flippase FtsW, which produces MASNATHAFARTDRTALGLWWWTTDRWLLGATAILATLGMLLSFASSPAAAQRIGIDDQFHFAIRMCFFASASSVLMLVVSMLSPKGIRRAAFFIYIGAIAIMIALPFVGHNAKGATRWLQFGGFTLQPSEFMKPALIVLVSWMFAEGQKGEGVPGVSIAFLLYFIAVALLLVQPDVGQTVLITIAFGAAFWMAGVPISWIMGLGGVAIAGLCSTYFLFDHVHARVQKFLSPDQADTHQITRAAEAIRAGGLFGRGPGEGVMKRHVPDLHTDFIYSVAAEEYGLVFSWALIALFAFVVVRGLYKAMKLNDPFEQVAAAGLFVLLGQQAIINIAVNLNMIPTKGMTLPFISYGGSSMLAMGLTLGMALALVRKRPGAYGVTGELAPQGAYA; this is translated from the coding sequence ATGGCCTCCAACGCGACACACGCCTTCGCCCGCACCGACCGCACCGCGCTCGGCCTGTGGTGGTGGACGACGGACCGCTGGCTGCTGGGCGCGACCGCCATCCTGGCGACGTTGGGCATGCTGCTGTCGTTCGCCTCGAGCCCGGCGGCCGCCCAGCGCATCGGCATCGACGACCAGTTCCACTTCGCGATCCGGATGTGCTTCTTCGCCAGCGCCTCGTCGGTGCTGATGCTGGTCGTGTCGATGCTGTCGCCCAAGGGCATCCGCCGCGCGGCGTTCTTCATCTATATCGGCGCGATCGCGATCATGATCGCCCTGCCGTTCGTCGGGCACAACGCCAAGGGCGCGACCCGCTGGCTGCAGTTCGGCGGCTTCACCCTGCAGCCTTCCGAGTTCATGAAGCCGGCGCTGATCGTGCTGGTCTCGTGGATGTTCGCCGAAGGCCAGAAGGGCGAGGGGGTGCCGGGCGTCTCGATCGCCTTCCTGCTCTATTTCATCGCCGTGGCCCTGCTCTTGGTGCAGCCCGACGTCGGCCAGACGGTGCTGATCACGATTGCGTTCGGCGCGGCCTTCTGGATGGCCGGCGTGCCGATCTCGTGGATCATGGGACTGGGCGGCGTCGCGATCGCGGGGCTTTGCTCGACCTATTTCCTGTTCGACCACGTCCATGCGCGGGTGCAGAAGTTCCTCAGCCCCGACCAGGCCGACACCCATCAGATCACCCGCGCCGCCGAGGCCATCCGGGCCGGCGGCCTGTTCGGCCGGGGGCCGGGCGAGGGGGTGATGAAGCGCCACGTGCCCGACCTGCACACCGACTTCATCTATTCGGTCGCCGCCGAGGAATATGGGCTGGTGTTTTCCTGGGCCCTGATCGCGCTGTTCGCCTTTGTCGTGGTGCGCGGCCTTTACAAGGCCATGAAGCTGAACGACCCGTTCGAACAGGTCGCGGCCGCCGGTCTTTTCGTTCTTTTGGGGCAGCAGGCCATCATCAATATCGCGGTGAACTTGAACATGATCCCGACCAAGGGCATGACGCTGCCGTTCATCAGTTACGGGGGCTCTTCGATGCTCGCGATGGGTTTGACGCTGGGCATGGCCCTGGCCTTGGTGCGCAAGCGTCCCGGCGCTTACGGCGTGACGGGCGAACTCGCCCCTCAGGGCGCCTACGCCTGA